The Zavarzinella sp. sequence GCCAGCTGCAATGAAAACGGCTGGGAAATCGACTGTTCTGGGATTGTTGGTTGAAAAAGAATTACGTGTGATTGATGGTTTGATGGAAAATCCAACTCGACCAATGATTGCTGTGATGGGTGGGGCAAAAGTTTCCGATAAAATCGCTTTCATTAACGTCTTGCTGCAAAAAGTCGATCAACTGTTGATTGGCGGTAAAATGGCTTATACATTTTTCAAATCTCTGGGAATGTCAGTTGGAAATATGACCATTCCCGATGAAGAGCTAGTAGCCGCAGCCAATCTGGTTCCCTATGTAGGCAAAAAGATTCTGCTACCAACAGAAGTGATGGTGGCCAATTCGGGAAATCTCGACGACACCCAAATCGTTCAGGGTGATTTGCCTGATGGTTACGAAGGGGTTGACATTGGCCCAGCCACTGTAGAAACATATCGACAAATCATCCTGAATGCTGGCACGGTGATCTGGAATGGTCCCGTAGGATGGTTTGAAAGGCCAAAATTCAGTCAGGGAACACAGGGGATTGCAAAAGCACTGGCAGATGCCAGCAAAACCACAACCATCGTTGGTGGTGGCGAAACGGCAGAAGCAGTTGAAAAGTTTGGTTATGCGAACCAGATTACCCACGTTTCTACAGGTGGTGGAGCCTTTCTCGCCTATGTCGAAGGGAGAAAATTTCAGTCCCTGGCCCAAATTGAAGACAAATAACTGCGGAAACAGTTATAAAGAGTGTAAGCCTTGAATTGTTTTGTGTGTACAGGCAACGAATGACACCCCAGTTAACGAATCGCGGCATTCCAGAAGGTCTCTGGATGTCGTGCCCGAAGTGTAAAGCAACCCTCTTTCGACGCACCGTTGCGGACCAGTTGCACGTTTGCCCCGAATGTGGCTACCATTTGCCAGTCAGTGCCCGCGAACGGATTCAACAACTGGTTGACAGCGATTCGTTCGAAGAGTGGTGTGCCGATTTAAGACCCGTTGATCCGCTTGAGTTTAACGACAAAAAGTCGTATGCAGTGCGATTGAAAGATGAACAGAAAAAAACAGGCATGACGGATGCTGCTGTTGTCGGAAAAGGATATATCCGTGGGCGGCCATTGGTCATCTGTGTTACTGATTTTCACTTCATGGCAGGCAGTATGGGTTCTGTAGTGGGTGAAAAATTAACCTTTGCGATTGAAGAAGCGACACGACTAAGGTTGCCACTGGTGATGGTCAGTGGTTCCGGTGGTGGGGCACGCATGCAGGAGGGGATTCTCTCTTTGATGCAGATGGCAAAGATATCCGCAGCACTGGCAAAATACGATGATGCTGGTGGACTTTATATCTGTGTGTTAACCCACCCCACGATGGGTGGGGTGGCAGCAAGCTGGGCACTGCAAGGAGATTTGACACTCGCAGAACCAGGTGCCATGATTGGATTTGCAGGTGCCAGAACCATCTGGAATACGGTGCGAATCGAGCTCCCGCCTGGTTTTCAAACCAGCGAGTTTCTTTTGGAACATGGATTTGTGGACCGGATTGTCGATCGGAAAAGTTTACGCACAGAATTGGCACGACTGATCGACTATTGTGATATGCAGCATGCTTAAGTGCGCGGCCTCTCGCCAATAAACTTCATAAGTGGTTTCTTAAAACGCAGTCGTTTGCTGGGAGTTACCCGTATGGGATTGTTCGATGGACTTGCTGGCTTATTTTCCGGTGGTAGCAAAGGAA is a genomic window containing:
- the accD gene encoding acetyl-CoA carboxylase, carboxyltransferase subunit beta, which codes for MTPQLTNRGIPEGLWMSCPKCKATLFRRTVADQLHVCPECGYHLPVSARERIQQLVDSDSFEEWCADLRPVDPLEFNDKKSYAVRLKDEQKKTGMTDAAVVGKGYIRGRPLVICVTDFHFMAGSMGSVVGEKLTFAIEEATRLRLPLVMVSGSGGGARMQEGILSLMQMAKISAALAKYDDAGGLYICVLTHPTMGGVAASWALQGDLTLAEPGAMIGFAGARTIWNTVRIELPPGFQTSEFLLEHGFVDRIVDRKSLRTELARLIDYCDMQHA
- a CDS encoding phosphoglycerate kinase, which codes for MGSKKNINDLSSIQGKRVLIRVDFNVPFDKKSGEITNDLRIRAALPTIRYLLENGASIIAMSHLGRPKGDPTADQFLKMDRVAARFSELLGVEVKKPSDHVIDDSVRTAAHQLQPGQVLLLENVRFDPREQKNDSEFAAQIAELADIYVNDAFGTCQNDKDASMVAVPAAMKTAGKSTVLGLLVEKELRVIDGLMENPTRPMIAVMGGAKVSDKIAFINVLLQKVDQLLIGGKMAYTFFKSLGMSVGNMTIPDEELVAAANLVPYVGKKILLPTEVMVANSGNLDDTQIVQGDLPDGYEGVDIGPATVETYRQIILNAGTVIWNGPVGWFERPKFSQGTQGIAKALADASKTTTIVGGGETAEAVEKFGYANQITHVSTGGGAFLAYVEGRKFQSLAQIEDK